In Andreesenia angusta, the following are encoded in one genomic region:
- a CDS encoding energy-coupling factor transporter transmembrane component T family protein gives MIKNITIGQYFPGETLVHRMDPRIKIMSVFIFIISLFFVNRFIAYAPSAILLLAVIAISRIPFKYILKGLKPISVLIAITFFINVFMTKGEVLYRLGPLTATREGLVQAGFMAIRLVLLVVGTTLLTLTTSPIALTDGIEKLLNPFKRIGVPAHELAMMMTIALRFIPTLLEEADKIMKAQMARGADFESGNVVRRAKNLIPLLVPLFISAFRRADELSMAMESRCYRGGENRTRMRELVLVKTDYIAFAFAVVYFILIIAMRYFI, from the coding sequence ATGATTAAGAATATCACTATAGGACAGTACTTCCCAGGAGAGACACTCGTCCACAGAATGGACCCAAGAATAAAGATAATGTCCGTGTTTATCTTTATAATCTCGCTCTTTTTTGTAAATCGATTTATAGCGTATGCACCTTCGGCAATATTATTGCTTGCAGTGATAGCTATATCTAGGATTCCATTTAAGTATATCTTAAAGGGCTTAAAGCCAATATCAGTTCTTATAGCTATAACTTTCTTTATAAACGTATTTATGACTAAAGGCGAAGTGCTCTACAGGCTAGGGCCGCTTACAGCTACTAGAGAGGGGCTCGTGCAAGCAGGGTTTATGGCCATAAGGCTTGTGCTGCTCGTAGTAGGCACGACACTGCTTACGCTCACTACATCTCCTATAGCGCTTACAGATGGGATAGAGAAGCTGCTGAATCCATTCAAGAGGATAGGAGTGCCGGCGCATGAGCTTGCTATGATGATGACCATAGCTCTCAGGTTTATACCTACGCTTTTAGAAGAGGCTGACAAGATAATGAAAGCCCAGATGGCAAGGGGAGCCGACTTTGAAAGTGGAAATGTAGTAAGAAGGGCTAAAAATCTGATTCCACTGCTTGTTCCGCTCTTTATAAGCGCTTTCAGAAGGGCAGACGAGCTTTCGATGGCCATGGAGTCAAGATGCTATAGAGGAGGAGAAAACAGGACAAGAATGAGAGAGCTTGTGCTTGTGAAGACAGACTATATAGCATTTGCATTTGCAGTTGTATACTTTATTTTAATAATAGCTATGAGGTATTTTATATGA
- the truA gene encoding tRNA pseudouridine(38-40) synthase TruA, which produces MRNIKLTIEYDGSRFNGWQKQSDQRTVEGELEKAIKRTTGEEVKLIASGRTDTGVHAYGQVANFLTGCTIPGEKFLYAVNDRLPDDVSVKASEEVARSFHSRFSAHRKTYRYVFLNEDVRSPIYRNYAYQVKHELDFKSMKKAIKHFVGRQDYSSFVANRSNKQKNIRTVYSTRIRKDGNFIEFEIEGNGFLHNMVRIIAGTLVEVGHGKRSPDSIPGLIECKDRHLSGHTAPAEGLYLLKVFY; this is translated from the coding sequence ATGAGAAACATAAAGCTGACTATAGAGTACGATGGATCCCGTTTCAACGGCTGGCAGAAGCAGTCTGACCAGAGAACTGTCGAAGGAGAGTTAGAGAAAGCTATAAAGCGGACTACAGGCGAAGAGGTAAAGCTTATTGCCTCAGGGAGAACTGATACAGGAGTCCACGCCTACGGGCAGGTGGCCAATTTTTTGACAGGCTGCACTATCCCGGGCGAAAAATTTCTCTACGCTGTAAACGATAGACTTCCTGACGACGTATCTGTCAAAGCTTCGGAGGAGGTTGCAAGGAGCTTCCACTCAAGGTTTAGCGCCCACAGAAAGACTTACAGATATGTATTCTTGAACGAAGATGTCAGAAGCCCTATATACAGAAACTACGCCTACCAAGTTAAGCATGAGCTTGACTTTAAATCTATGAAAAAAGCGATTAAGCATTTTGTAGGGCGTCAAGACTACTCTTCTTTTGTGGCCAACAGAAGCAATAAACAGAAGAACATAAGGACTGTGTACTCCACTAGAATAAGAAAAGACGGTAACTTTATAGAGTTTGAGATAGAGGGCAATGGATTTCTTCACAATATGGTGAGAATAATTGCCGGAACACTCGTAGAGGTAGGGCATGGAAAGCGAAGTCCAGACAGCATCCCAGGTCTTATAGAGTGCAAGGACAGGCATCTTTCTGGACATACTGCTCCAGCCGAAGGGCTTTACCTTTTGAAAGTTTTTTATTAA
- the rplM gene encoding 50S ribosomal protein L13, giving the protein MKSYNAKPQEIERKWYVIDASGKTLGRLSTEIASILRGKRKPIYTPHVDTGDYVIVINAENIVLTGKKLEQKYYKYHTGYAGGLREVRYDVLMDKNPEKIISLAVKGMLPKNSLGRQMFKKLKVYRGSEHNHEAQKPEVYEA; this is encoded by the coding sequence ATGAAGAGCTATAATGCAAAACCACAGGAAATAGAAAGAAAATGGTATGTGATAGATGCTAGTGGAAAGACTCTAGGAAGACTTTCAACAGAGATCGCATCTATATTAAGAGGTAAGCGTAAACCGATATACACTCCTCATGTTGACACAGGAGATTATGTTATAGTTATAAATGCTGAGAACATAGTTTTAACTGGAAAGAAACTGGAGCAGAAGTACTACAAGTACCACACAGGATACGCTGGAGGACTTAGAGAGGTTAGATATGACGTACTTATGGACAAGAACCCAGAGAAGATCATATCACTAGCAGTTAAGGGAATGCTTCCTAAGAACAGCTTAGGAAGACAAATGTTCAAGAAATTGAAGGTTTATCGTGGAAGCGAGCACAACCACGAAGCTCAAAAGCCTGAAGTTTACGAAGCATAG
- the rpsI gene encoding 30S ribosomal protein S9, with protein MAKVQYYGTGRRKTSVARVRLLPGSGNITVNKRSLEEYFDYETLRVVAKEPLTITENLDKYDVIVTVKGGGFTGQAGAIRHGLSRALLKADAELRPTLKAAGFLTRDARMVERKKYGLKKARRAPQFSKR; from the coding sequence ATGGCTAAAGTTCAATATTACGGAACTGGAAGAAGAAAGACATCGGTAGCTAGAGTAAGACTACTACCTGGATCAGGAAATATAACAGTAAACAAGAGAAGCTTAGAGGAGTACTTTGACTACGAGACTCTAAGAGTAGTGGCAAAAGAGCCGCTTACTATAACTGAGAACCTAGACAAGTACGACGTAATAGTTACAGTAAAAGGTGGAGGATTCACTGGACAAGCTGGAGCTATAAGACACGGACTTTCAAGAGCTCTACTAAAGGCAGACGCTGAGTTAAGACCAACGCTTAAGGCAGCAGGCTTCCTTACTAGAGATGCTAGAATGGTTGAGAGAAAGAAATACGGTCTTAAAAAAGCAAGAAGAGCGCCTCAATTCTCAAAGAGATAA
- a CDS encoding phosphatase PAP2 family protein — protein MKIRERVKYREIGMLLIVLFIALGLVTGRTGYLDSFDKSILGYVQSGDSKVAFTIARSLGIAGSAAGYVLIGVYLLFKAADRKNYLDFKLYATSALLNTAFNQAFKLFYERVRPLDFSRIEVSGYSFPSGHSMAAMGVGLTLAYIASKRNRRAKKKYYAASIVVALLVGWSRMYLGVHWPTDILAGYLGGAIVFLLSINMEFKKK, from the coding sequence ATGAAGATAAGAGAAAGAGTAAAGTACAGAGAGATTGGGATGTTGCTTATTGTGCTTTTTATAGCACTGGGCCTTGTTACGGGAAGGACAGGCTATCTAGATAGCTTTGACAAATCTATACTGGGGTATGTCCAAAGCGGAGACAGCAAAGTGGCCTTTACTATAGCCAGATCTTTGGGTATAGCAGGTTCGGCAGCAGGCTATGTCTTGATAGGAGTTTACCTTCTATTCAAAGCTGCAGACAGGAAAAACTATTTGGACTTCAAGCTATACGCCACATCTGCGCTTTTGAATACAGCGTTCAATCAGGCTTTTAAGCTATTCTACGAGCGAGTAAGACCGTTAGACTTCTCCAGGATAGAGGTTTCGGGGTATAGCTTTCCAAGCGGACACTCAATGGCTGCGATGGGGGTAGGGCTTACGCTGGCCTATATAGCCTCAAAGCGGAATAGAAGAGCGAAGAAGAAGTACTATGCAGCAAGTATAGTCGTTGCACTTTTGGTGGGATGGAGCAGGATGTATCTCGGAGTGCATTGGCCTACAGACATATTGGCAGGGTATTTAGGTGGCGCAATAGTCTTTCTGCTGTCTATAAATATGGAGTTTAAAAAGAAATAA
- a CDS encoding AI-2E family transporter yields MIRRKLNYFSLTVVLLLFLILVKDLHQSDFFATVSKILMPFVYGFIIAYILNPIIHYLEMRLNFKKSISILIVYSALLLGLYLFFTKASPKLLMSINNLLLDLPKSLRLLVSGLRENLLGNMDNPLLDKLLLSMLFQLDVFLEKGLSFTSLNIEKLLSLAFGITGLITNLVIGLVISIYMIKDKYRFASLGKKLLYAFLEGDEATSIVNFLTDLNNVFSRFIVGKIIDSAIMAVLFFVPIKLMGADFVLLMSTIFGVTNIVPYFGPLVGIIAVSVISIVYMPDLAIQISILAILLQQFDGLYLGPKILGGKVGLSTFWTMTTILISGGLFGIMGMLLAVPAASVIRKLLNKTIEYRLEHKKIKIR; encoded by the coding sequence ATGATTAGAAGAAAACTAAACTACTTTAGCTTAACCGTTGTTTTACTGCTGTTTCTTATTTTAGTAAAAGACCTTCATCAATCAGATTTTTTCGCAACAGTATCCAAGATACTGATGCCATTTGTATATGGATTTATAATAGCTTATATACTAAATCCAATTATACATTATTTAGAGATGCGATTGAATTTTAAAAAAAGTATTTCTATCTTGATTGTCTACTCGGCACTTTTGCTTGGGCTTTATCTGTTCTTCACAAAAGCTTCTCCCAAGCTACTGATGAGCATAAACAACCTTCTCTTAGACCTTCCAAAGTCACTCAGACTTCTGGTTTCAGGCCTTCGAGAGAATTTACTTGGCAACATGGATAATCCTCTTTTAGACAAGCTACTTTTGTCTATGTTGTTTCAGCTCGATGTCTTTTTAGAGAAGGGACTATCTTTCACCTCTCTAAATATAGAGAAGCTACTGTCCTTGGCTTTCGGTATTACAGGGCTTATAACCAATCTAGTGATCGGCCTTGTGATATCCATTTACATGATAAAAGACAAGTACAGATTTGCCTCTCTTGGAAAGAAACTTCTTTACGCCTTTCTTGAAGGAGATGAGGCAACTAGCATAGTCAATTTTCTCACTGACTTGAACAATGTGTTCTCTAGGTTTATAGTCGGCAAGATAATCGACTCTGCCATTATGGCTGTTCTGTTCTTTGTGCCCATAAAGCTTATGGGAGCAGACTTCGTACTTCTGATGAGCACCATATTCGGAGTCACAAACATAGTCCCTTACTTTGGGCCTCTAGTTGGAATCATTGCAGTCTCTGTAATATCTATCGTCTATATGCCAGATCTGGCCATTCAAATATCCATCTTGGCCATACTGCTACAGCAGTTCGACGGACTGTACTTAGGCCCTAAAATTCTGGGTGGCAAGGTTGGGCTTTCGACTTTCTGGACCATGACCACCATATTGATCTCAGGTGGGCTCTTCGGAATAATGGGAATGCTCCTGGCCGTGCCTGCCGCCTCTGTGATCAGAAAGCTGCTCAACAAGACAATTGAATACAGGCTTGAACATAAAAAAATAAAGATTCGCTGA
- a CDS encoding TrmH family RNA methyltransferase yields MTVQIKPYKKNFEYGYSFGVFPTMELLENRPEDVIKIMVMEKGLENEGVQKIIEKCRREGIAVEIADKAINRISKKENNYTVGVFRKYTEHIVPGNHLVLVNPSDMGNMGTIIRTALGFKVQDLAIIRPGVDIFDPKVVRSSMGAIFKIRCEYFDSFEDYQDAFPENNIYTFMLNADYTLADAKEIKSEPYSLVFGNEGSGLDESYFSGLGKSIKIEQSSLIDSLNLSIAVGIALYEFNR; encoded by the coding sequence ATGACAGTGCAGATAAAACCATATAAGAAAAACTTTGAATATGGATACAGCTTTGGAGTGTTCCCGACTATGGAGCTGCTGGAGAATAGGCCAGAAGACGTAATAAAGATAATGGTTATGGAAAAGGGATTGGAGAATGAAGGAGTCCAGAAGATAATAGAAAAGTGCAGGCGAGAAGGCATAGCGGTGGAAATAGCCGACAAGGCCATAAATCGCATAAGCAAGAAAGAGAACAACTACACTGTAGGGGTGTTCAGAAAGTACACTGAGCATATAGTGCCTGGAAATCACTTGGTGCTTGTAAATCCAAGCGATATGGGGAACATGGGCACTATAATAAGGACAGCCCTTGGCTTCAAGGTGCAAGACCTGGCCATAATAAGGCCTGGAGTAGATATATTCGACCCCAAGGTGGTGAGGTCATCTATGGGAGCTATCTTCAAAATAAGATGTGAGTACTTCGACTCTTTCGAGGACTATCAAGATGCATTTCCAGAAAACAATATATACACTTTTATGTTAAACGCAGACTACACACTGGCGGATGCAAAGGAGATAAAGTCGGAGCCGTATTCCCTTGTGTTCGGAAACGAGGGAAGCGGGCTGGATGAAAGCTACTTCAGCGGATTAGGCAAAAGCATAAAGATAGAGCAGAGCAGCCTTATAGATTCGCTAAACCTATCTATAGCAGTGGGTATAGCGCTATATGAATTCAACAGATAA
- a CDS encoding rhodanese-like domain-containing protein, with protein MKRRIASIIGVLALSALVFTGCGEDSTVSKVGTAPDGSEVAIEKATIKYMDDTVKGGYKTVSTEELNKWVEDNKDMVIIDTMPSDNFSKGHIPGAVNAELPKTGMADATDEQKEAFIKLLGSDKSKTVVVYCGFVGCARSDVGAVLAKEAGFEEVYRVPGGGVAWQEAGYEVEK; from the coding sequence ATGAAAAGAAGGATAGCTTCAATAATAGGTGTTCTAGCGCTTTCAGCACTTGTATTTACAGGTTGCGGAGAGGACAGCACAGTGTCAAAAGTGGGAACAGCTCCAGATGGAAGTGAAGTGGCTATAGAGAAGGCTACCATAAAGTACATGGATGACACTGTCAAAGGTGGATACAAGACTGTTTCTACAGAAGAACTAAACAAATGGGTAGAGGACAATAAAGATATGGTGATAATAGACACTATGCCATCAGACAACTTTTCGAAAGGGCATATCCCAGGAGCAGTGAATGCAGAGCTTCCTAAGACTGGAATGGCTGATGCAACTGACGAGCAGAAAGAAGCTTTTATAAAACTACTCGGATCAGATAAAAGCAAAACTGTAGTTGTATACTGCGGGTTTGTTGGATGTGCTAGAAGTGATGTAGGAGCAGTGCTGGCTAAAGAAGCTGGATTTGAGGAAGTATACAGAGTTCCAGGCGGAGGAGTGGCTTGGCAAGAAGCTGGATATGAAGTTGAAAAGTAG
- a CDS encoding ABC transporter substrate-binding protein → MIKNFRIISIVLILLALGSGAAWGETESTSNREVVLQLRWNHQFQFAGYYAAKELGYYEDEGLDVEIRSGSGGEGQTQFAPDEVIKGRAEFGVGSSDIILANDEREELMLVSSFFQKSPVRYYMLDTEEYSNLANLADKKVGIREEDLLSIEFKSMLRVEGVNLNRIPLIDKYSVFELEDLTTGKYDLIPGYTGGVIDYYAYKEGVKLKEIRAIDYGIDFYGDSLFTTKKLATEDPELVEKFRRASIKGWKYALENPEKTIDIILENYDNPEHKSKSDFREYNEFQSEKIRDLMLYPVVEIGNINPYRWDEMGSTLYQFGIIKNEFNAEKTIFNYEEIARGQEKDSLNQFIQFIMVGFLFSVVIFFINLSSKNTDLEIEIAEREEAEKRLKKERDRYEILFNSSIIGIVLTRRTGEIVQCNKKWLEMTGYDEGELVGRSMKTIISPEENEVPNELINKLIDGELTEYEVEQKYTKKDGGYLWGNLFMVAMDDSETDEKIYLNMVADITTKKMMEESVDRAEARFRDIVNEVAAEINVPIDFETKKIDDKTKMLSKLEEINLELEKMFKNELDENRKKEVLIIHQAKLAAMGEMIGNIAHQWRQPLNSLALVLSNLEDAFVHAELEQEYFDTCIERSRRLINQMSNTIDDFRYFFNPASEKEKFSPCESINSILYLLDEKFRFNDISVMFSDCDRNLSAYGYNNHYSQALFNVISNSADALADVDSPDKRIEIRVYEKGSDLVCEIEDNAGGIDEDIIDKVFEMYFTTKPGKKGTGLGLYITKTIIENNLNGKVNCENTKNGLMTKIRIPKESEDSDDE, encoded by the coding sequence GTGATCAAGAACTTTAGGATTATATCAATAGTTTTAATTCTCTTAGCTTTGGGATCAGGTGCAGCCTGGGGAGAGACAGAGAGCACCTCGAATAGAGAGGTTGTGCTGCAGCTAAGATGGAACCATCAGTTTCAATTTGCAGGTTACTACGCGGCAAAAGAGCTAGGCTACTACGAAGACGAAGGTCTGGATGTGGAAATCAGATCGGGAAGCGGAGGAGAAGGCCAGACTCAGTTTGCCCCAGACGAGGTGATAAAGGGCAGAGCCGAGTTCGGAGTGGGATCTTCGGACATAATACTGGCCAATGATGAAAGAGAAGAGCTTATGCTTGTATCGTCGTTTTTTCAAAAGAGTCCTGTCAGATACTATATGTTAGACACAGAAGAGTACAGCAATCTGGCCAATCTAGCTGATAAAAAGGTGGGGATCAGAGAAGAGGATTTGCTCAGCATAGAGTTCAAATCCATGCTGAGAGTAGAAGGTGTGAACTTGAACAGAATACCTCTTATAGACAAGTATTCGGTGTTCGAGCTAGAAGACCTGACTACAGGAAAGTACGATTTGATACCAGGCTATACAGGGGGCGTGATAGATTACTACGCCTACAAAGAGGGAGTGAAACTAAAGGAGATAAGAGCGATAGACTACGGCATAGACTTCTATGGTGACTCTCTTTTCACGACCAAGAAGCTTGCGACAGAAGACCCTGAGCTGGTTGAAAAGTTTAGACGAGCTAGCATAAAGGGATGGAAGTATGCGCTTGAAAATCCAGAAAAAACTATAGATATAATATTGGAAAACTACGACAATCCAGAGCATAAGAGCAAGTCGGATTTCAGGGAGTACAATGAGTTTCAATCTGAAAAAATAAGAGATCTTATGCTTTATCCTGTGGTTGAAATAGGGAATATAAATCCTTATAGATGGGATGAAATGGGCAGTACCCTGTATCAGTTCGGAATAATAAAAAATGAATTCAATGCGGAGAAAACCATATTCAACTATGAGGAGATAGCCAGAGGACAGGAAAAAGACTCGCTAAATCAATTTATACAGTTTATAATGGTGGGGTTTCTGTTTTCTGTAGTAATTTTCTTTATAAACTTGAGCTCTAAAAACACCGACTTGGAAATAGAGATAGCTGAAAGAGAAGAGGCTGAGAAGAGGCTGAAAAAAGAGAGAGATAGATATGAAATACTCTTCAACAGCTCCATAATAGGCATAGTGCTTACAAGACGAACAGGGGAGATAGTGCAGTGCAATAAGAAGTGGCTTGAAATGACTGGCTACGATGAAGGCGAGCTGGTAGGCAGGTCTATGAAGACCATAATAAGCCCGGAGGAGAATGAAGTGCCAAATGAGCTTATAAACAAGCTGATAGATGGCGAATTGACGGAGTACGAGGTGGAGCAGAAGTATACAAAGAAAGACGGGGGATATCTTTGGGGGAATCTGTTTATGGTGGCGATGGATGACAGCGAAACAGATGAAAAGATATATCTCAATATGGTAGCTGACATAACTACAAAAAAAATGATGGAAGAGTCCGTAGACAGGGCCGAAGCTAGATTCAGAGATATAGTGAACGAGGTAGCGGCCGAGATAAACGTCCCGATAGACTTTGAGACGAAAAAAATAGACGACAAGACAAAGATGCTTTCAAAGCTAGAGGAGATAAATCTAGAGCTTGAAAAGATGTTTAAAAACGAATTAGACGAGAACAGAAAGAAGGAAGTGCTCATAATACACCAGGCAAAGCTTGCAGCCATGGGGGAGATGATAGGGAACATAGCTCACCAGTGGAGGCAGCCACTCAACAGCTTGGCGCTGGTGCTTTCAAACCTAGAGGATGCCTTTGTACACGCAGAGTTGGAGCAGGAGTACTTCGACACATGTATAGAGAGGTCTAGAAGGCTTATAAATCAGATGTCCAACACTATAGACGACTTCAGGTACTTCTTCAATCCAGCGAGCGAGAAAGAGAAGTTTTCACCATGTGAAAGTATAAATTCGATACTCTACTTGCTAGACGAGAAGTTCAGATTCAACGATATAAGTGTCATGTTCTCGGATTGCGACAGAAATCTAAGTGCGTATGGATATAACAATCATTATTCACAGGCACTCTTTAACGTCATAAGCAACTCGGCGGATGCACTTGCAGATGTGGACAGCCCTGACAAGAGAATAGAGATAAGGGTGTACGAGAAAGGTAGCGACCTAGTCTGCGAGATAGAGGACAATGCAGGCGGAATAGACGAGGATATAATAGATAAGGTGTTTGAGATGTACTTCACAACTAAGCCTGGTAAGAAGGGTACGGGGCTTGGACTGTATATCACCAAGACCATAATAGAGAACAACCTGAATGGAAAGGTGAACTGTGAAAATACTAAAAACGGTCTTATGACCAAGATAAGAATTCCCAAAGAAAGCGAGGACAGTGACGATGAATAG
- a CDS encoding Na-translocating system protein MpsC family protein gives MNRKEEENILSNITLLFVEDEEIARLELSKYLKRRVGRLIVGKDGVEGLELLKKYNPDMVVTDLKMPGKTGLEMLKEARENGYDGGVIINSALSDSETILEAVDLGIVKYIVKPVDTNKLLEAMNELALHIMKQKTGKVIIEDKYILNRDEKKELEDEIKSKVAFFIKKYTGKGPKNIRVFIQGKDINVEAEETLTAFESSIVKSNKNHSLVDYNRKIFYSELKREFEKMIQESTDLNVRMIEAEPNSKKNVDYIKFSFV, from the coding sequence ATGAATAGGAAAGAAGAGGAAAATATACTTTCAAATATAACATTGCTATTCGTGGAAGACGAAGAGATTGCAAGGCTAGAACTTTCGAAATACTTGAAGCGAAGAGTAGGACGACTGATTGTGGGAAAAGACGGGGTGGAAGGCCTCGAGCTTTTGAAAAAATACAACCCAGACATGGTCGTGACAGACTTGAAAATGCCTGGGAAGACAGGGCTTGAAATGCTTAAAGAGGCTAGAGAAAACGGCTATGATGGTGGAGTCATAATAAATTCGGCTCTTTCAGATAGCGAGACTATACTCGAGGCTGTGGACCTTGGAATAGTGAAGTATATAGTAAAGCCTGTAGACACTAACAAGCTGCTAGAAGCTATGAACGAGCTGGCACTTCATATAATGAAGCAGAAAACAGGAAAAGTCATAATTGAAGACAAGTATATACTGAACAGAGACGAGAAAAAAGAGCTAGAGGACGAGATAAAGAGCAAGGTAGCTTTTTTTATAAAAAAATACACCGGCAAAGGACCTAAAAATATAAGGGTGTTTATACAGGGGAAGGACATAAACGTGGAAGCAGAGGAAACGCTCACAGCTTTTGAGAGCAGCATAGTCAAAAGCAACAAGAATCACTCGCTTGTAGACTACAACAGAAAGATATTCTACTCAGAGCTGAAGAGAGAGTTTGAAAAGATGATACAAGAGTCTACAGACTTGAATGTCAGGATGATAGAGGCAGAGCCTAACTCTAAAAAAAATGTGGATTATATAAAATTCTCTTTTGTATAA
- a CDS encoding FAD binding domain-containing protein — protein sequence MITFGDYVRPKSLDEASELLKTKKPARIIGGGLYVRMGDRRIGLAVDLSDLELDYIKETDDSFEIGAMTSLRSLETDSALNAHYGDVFKQSLKDIVGVQLRNIATVGGTVYQKYGFSDVIPALLAVDAKVCFHSTGEISLKEYLAEDGFRRDVLEKVVIPKAKEVCASNQTIRISRGDYAMLVTVVAKIDGKYNVTVGARPRRAALALKAMDYLNSAGEVTEEVAIKAGELAAEELVFGTNTRGTAEYREDVCKVLIKRAVLEVSSCK from the coding sequence ATGATAACTTTTGGCGATTACGTAAGACCAAAGAGTCTAGATGAGGCTAGCGAGCTTTTAAAGACTAAGAAACCTGCTAGAATTATAGGTGGCGGGCTTTATGTGAGAATGGGAGACAGAAGGATAGGACTGGCAGTTGATCTATCTGATCTAGAGCTAGACTATATAAAAGAGACAGATGACAGCTTTGAAATAGGGGCTATGACGTCACTGAGATCATTAGAGACTGATAGCGCACTAAATGCACATTACGGGGATGTGTTCAAGCAGTCGCTTAAAGACATAGTAGGAGTTCAGCTTAGAAACATAGCAACTGTAGGTGGAACTGTATACCAGAAATACGGATTCTCAGACGTGATACCTGCGCTTCTAGCTGTTGACGCTAAAGTTTGCTTCCACTCGACTGGAGAGATATCACTAAAGGAATACCTAGCAGAAGATGGGTTCAGAAGAGACGTACTTGAAAAAGTTGTAATTCCTAAGGCTAAAGAGGTTTGTGCTTCAAACCAGACTATCAGAATCTCTAGAGGAGACTACGCTATGCTAGTCACTGTAGTGGCGAAGATAGACGGAAAGTACAATGTAACTGTTGGAGCAAGACCTAGAAGAGCGGCACTGGCTCTAAAAGCTATGGACTACTTGAATTCAGCAGGAGAAGTTACAGAAGAAGTGGCTATAAAAGCAGGAGAACTTGCTGCAGAAGAGCTTGTATTTGGAACGAATACTAGAGGAACAGCAGAATATAGAGAAGATGTATGTAAAGTATTGATCAAGAGAGCTGTTTTGGAGGTGTCTTCATGCAAATAA
- a CDS encoding (2Fe-2S)-binding protein: MQIKLNINGSDKTLDVKPHEFLVEVLRENGYLGVKKGCETGNCGLCTILIDDKPVLSCSYLAVRAEGKKITTIEGVQAEAAEVGSFLVEEGVDQCGYCSPGLVMTIIGMKKEIENPTEDDIRNYLTNNLCRCTGYVGQLRAIKKLMGVE; this comes from the coding sequence ATGCAAATAAAGTTAAACATAAATGGATCAGATAAAACGTTAGATGTAAAACCTCATGAGTTCTTAGTTGAAGTACTGAGAGAAAATGGTTATCTAGGGGTTAAAAAGGGTTGTGAGACTGGAAACTGCGGACTGTGTACTATACTGATAGACGACAAGCCAGTGCTTTCATGTTCTTACCTAGCTGTAAGAGCTGAAGGAAAGAAGATAACTACTATAGAAGGTGTTCAAGCTGAAGCGGCAGAAGTGGGATCGTTCCTTGTAGAAGAGGGAGTTGACCAATGCGGATACTGTAGCCCAGGTCTTGTTATGACTATAATAGGAATGAAGAAAGAGATAGAAAACCCTACAGAAGATGACATAAGAAATTACCTTACAAACAACCTATGCAGATGTACTGGATACGTTGGACAGCTGAGAGCTATAAAGAAGTTAATGGGGGTAGAATAA